A single genomic interval of Leptospira dzoumogneensis harbors:
- a CDS encoding tetratricopeptide repeat protein encodes MIICRKNISVILLGSILLFGANLGSKETETSDENQSILAPSPEGELPLPPQPADQSEVSRRKYQILALNTETINLLRSNALVRAQANIERLKKLDPDCLEYHYLNGAYLYVIGRYPQSKKALLKAVEINPSHDPSYYLLGMIFVRRSKWESSVQYFQKAVELANYNPFYRLNMALAYFETGQYLKAKAEAEKGIELKPNYRNLKLILLKVNFLLGNKADALAQCKEFAKEGFIHREFAYIYARLAMDIDKNFRKAIKLYNQFPDLPFNEKRFLAHAYFHTSNYRASANLYSIVSGSKIFSEEDRINYLRSLVYIKDYRRLETFVASWMLEEPEKKLKIQEALDTAELLRENDPKVYHMLPSRSPYNN; translated from the coding sequence ATGATTATTTGTCGGAAGAATATTTCCGTAATCCTCCTAGGTTCTATACTCTTATTCGGAGCCAACCTAGGGTCTAAGGAAACCGAAACTTCCGACGAAAACCAATCCATACTTGCCCCTTCTCCTGAAGGGGAGCTGCCTCTTCCCCCTCAACCCGCAGACCAAAGCGAAGTTTCCAGAAGAAAATACCAGATCCTGGCTTTGAACACTGAGACAATCAATCTATTAAGATCCAATGCTCTCGTTCGGGCCCAAGCGAATATAGAACGTTTGAAAAAATTGGATCCGGACTGTTTGGAATATCATTATCTGAACGGTGCGTATTTGTACGTGATCGGAAGATACCCACAATCCAAAAAAGCGTTATTGAAAGCTGTGGAGATCAATCCAAGTCATGATCCATCTTATTATCTTCTTGGAATGATATTCGTAAGAAGAAGTAAATGGGAATCTTCAGTTCAGTACTTCCAAAAAGCGGTGGAGCTTGCGAATTATAATCCTTTTTATAGATTGAATATGGCTCTGGCTTATTTCGAAACAGGGCAGTATCTAAAAGCAAAAGCGGAAGCGGAGAAGGGAATAGAGCTCAAGCCTAATTATAGGAACTTAAAATTAATATTGCTAAAAGTGAATTTTCTTTTGGGAAATAAAGCGGATGCTCTCGCTCAATGTAAGGAATTCGCGAAAGAAGGTTTTATCCACAGGGAATTTGCTTATATCTATGCTAGACTTGCGATGGATATAGACAAAAATTTCCGTAAGGCCATCAAACTTTATAATCAATTTCCTGATCTTCCTTTTAATGAAAAAAGATTTTTAGCCCACGCATACTTTCATACATCTAATTACAGAGCTTCCGCAAATCTATATTCTATAGTTTCAGGTTCTAAAATATTTTCGGAAGAGGATAGGATCAATTATCTCAGATCTTTGGTGTATATTAAGGATTATAGAAGATTAGAAACTTTTGTAGCTTCTTGGATGTTAGAAGAGCCCGAAAAAAAATTAAAGATCCAAGAGGCGCTGGATACTGCGGAACTTCTGAGAGAGAACGATCCGAAAGTGTATCATATGCTTCCTTCGAGATCTCCTTATAATAACTGA
- a CDS encoding YbaN family protein, which produces MAEQKDYSHEVKLHRYGFVRYLLIIIGTISLVLGIIGIFTPVLPTTPFLLLTAACYARASQKFYNWLMNNKYFGSFIRDWRIHKAIPLKAKVISVSTIVITMTVSAIFAPLLPVRIGMAVIGICVITYILRFPTKKEEVAE; this is translated from the coding sequence TTGGCGGAACAAAAGGATTATAGCCACGAAGTAAAACTTCATAGATATGGATTCGTTCGTTATTTGCTGATCATAATAGGGACCATATCATTAGTTCTGGGAATTATCGGGATCTTCACTCCGGTCCTTCCTACTACTCCATTCTTACTTCTAACCGCTGCTTGTTATGCAAGGGCTTCTCAAAAGTTCTATAATTGGCTGATGAATAATAAATATTTCGGAAGTTTTATCAGAGATTGGAGAATCCATAAAGCGATCCCTCTTAAGGCAAAGGTCATTTCCGTTTCCACAATTGTGATCACTATGACAGTTAGTGCGATATTTGCTCCTCTTTTGCCGGTCCGAATCGGGATGGCAGTAATAGGAATATGTGTGATTACTTATATACTACGATTCCCTACGAAAAAGGAAGAAGTCGCAGAATAA